The genomic window GCCGATGAAGATCCTTCAGCATTTCCGTCAGGAAAAAAGAATTCCCCTTGGACCGCTTATATAACCGTCCGGTGATTTCTTCAACGCGTTCCATGCTGCTATATAGTGTGTCTGCCACAAGGCTTTGTACATCTGTCTCTTGCAGCGGCTGAAGATGAATACGTCCAACCTCACGGCTCTTGCCGATCTTGGCCATGGCGGCGAACAAGGGATGACCTTCATGGATCTCATTCTGCCGGAAGGAGCAGATCACAAGCATCCGCTGCAGATGATTATCCAGCACCAGCTTCTCCACCAATTGCAGGCTGGAATAATCCGCCCACTGGATATCATCCAGGAAGAGGACCAGCGGCCGGTCCGGATGCGTCACCCCCTGCACGAACTTGGCAAAGCTCAGGAAGAACCGGTTCGTCTCCTCAGCCGGACTCAGCGGCTCCGGCTCCGGCTGGTTACCCATCCATGCGGCCAGCTCAGGGATCAATCCTGTAATCACCCCGCCGTTCCCGCCAAGCAACCGGGTCAGCGAGCGGCTGATCTCACGCTTATACTCCTCATCGGGGCTCGCCAGGAGCTGGCCGACCAGCCTGCGGAAGGCCTGAATGAGCGCACTGTACGGAATGTTCTTGTTGTACTGGTCGAACTTCCCTTCCGCGAACAGCCCCTTCTCCCGGCTGATCGTCCGGTGCAGCTCATGGACCAGTGCTGTTTTGCCTGCACCTGCATCACCGGAGACCAGCATGACCTGTGAACTCCCGCTCACGCTGCTGCGGAAGGCCGCTTCCAGAGAGGACAGCTCCTCCTGTCTGCCCACTATCTTTTGCGGAATGCGGAAGGTGTTCAGGAGGTCCTCCATTCCAATAATGAAATCCCCCTGCCCGGCCAGGCATTTCTTCAGATCGGCCTTGATGCCGTGAGCGCTGCGGTACCGGTCTTCCGAAGACTTCTCCATCAGCTTCATTATGACGGCCGATAAGCTCCTGCTAACCCTGCCATTGGTTGCATGATAAGGGGAGACCGCTTCCTTCGCAATGATGGAATAGATCTGCTCCAGCATCTCTGACGATGGATACGGCATAAGGCCGGTCATCATCTCGTACAGGACCACACCCAGTGAATAGTAGTCGCTCCGGTAATCAATATTCCGGTTCATCCGGCCGGTCTGTTCGGGTGAGATATACGGCAGACTGCCCTCCAGCACGCCGCTGTTCTGGAAATCCCGCCTCTCCTTGGACAGCTTCACCGCAAGGTCGAAATCAATCACCTGCACAATATCCCGCTCCCGGTTCCAGATGATATTCGACGGCTTGATATCCTTGTGGATCACGTTCTGCTCATGAATGGAGCCCAGAATATCCGCAACCTTGACCGCCAGCTTCAGTAAGGCCTCCTCCTCCGGCTGCTCTTCCGCCAGAATCCGCTTCAGCGAACGTCCGGCTATATCCTCAAGGACCATGACGTACAGGCCGTTCTGCTCTTCAAGCCTCAGGGGACGGATAACCCCTTCGGTGCTGGCGCTAAGCTCTGTGAGCAGCTTAAATTCCTGCTTGAAGCGCATCACCGCTTCGGTGCCGGCAAACTCCGATTTTAACACCTTGAGAATGACCGTTTCGGCAGAGGTAGCCTCGGTGCACCGGTACACGGCTTTTATAGGATTATCTGAAATGGTCTCCAGGACCTGATAATGGTCATTAGCAATCATTGTACTCCACCTTTAGCCTTGTTCTCCCGTAACCTCAATATCGGCATCGAATTTAAATACATAGGCAGCAATCAGCCAGATAATCCAGCAGTTCAGCCCGAAGAACAGATAACCGAAATAGCCCAGAACCGGCATCTCGGAGAAAATATGGAATTTATCCAGATAAGGCACTGAGTATTTCCAGTAATTCGGATTGGTAGGGGCATCGTCATGGAACCACTCACTGCCGAAGTTCCAGAACTCCCAGAAGAAGCCGTTGAACACCGTAGCCAGCCCCACCAGAATGACCTTGGACCAGTCTCCGTTCTTCACCGGGGTGAAGGGAGTCCAGTAACCGGCAAGCGCCATCGCTGCGGACAGCATCGGAACCAGCGCAACCCACAGCACCCAGAACAGCAGGTACGGATAATAGCCCATGCCGAAGGCCAGGATCAGCCCGAGAATATAATAGATGATCAGCCATGAGCGTGATACGTTTAGCTTAGGCCCATGACTATAACGGTTGCGGAACAGACGGAAGGTCTTGAGGAGTAAGTACCATTCGAAGATAGCCGGAAGAACGGTGGTGTAGGATAAGGAGAACCAGAACACATTGCCGAAGTTAGAGAACACTTCATTATTAGGATAATACCAATTCTCCAGCACGAAGAAATTCAGGTATTCAAAAGCAAACCAGCTGAAGCAGGACACCACCGCGAGCAGCTGCATCACACGGGGCTTGCGCGAGATGATTGAGGCTCCGTGATTTCTCCGGTAGACCAGCCCGTCCAGAATCAGAATAAAGGACCACCAGAGAGGAACAAACGTGTAATGCTCCAGCGAGATAAACAGCTTCACCCGGGCCCACATCAGGAACCAGCTAAGTGCAAGCACCGGCAGGCTCCACCAGAACCAGACAGGAAAAGGGGTGGACGCCTCCAACTTTCGGGGTGCCTCCTCTGTCTTCTTGAAGCCGAACCAGCCGGGGAATACCAGGACCAGTGTGATAATCAGGGCCACGACGCAGGCAAGAAAGAAATACAGCAGGCTGAATCCGGGGTCTGCTTCGACCTTCTGGGCCGGGAAATCCCCGTACCCCGGAGGCATCCCCTTCCATTTCGCCAGACTTCCAAGTAACGGGAGCAGAAAGATCAGTCCGAAGGTAACGATCAAGAATACTGTCTTTTTCCATGTTTTCATTGCGCAAAACCCCGCTTATGTATGTAGTTGAAAGTCGAATTTTGTTGATAATCGCTAATATTCGATAAGACTCCAGTTTATTCCTGCTGGCCGCACACAAAAAAATGCCCCACCGTCCACTTCCCGGACGTATGGGGCATTTGTACGGGGCAACAGAACCCATTATCCCTTCAAATCCAGCTTCATGCTCAATGAACGTATCCCGTGTTCCTCTTCCTCTTCACCAAGCGATACGAATCCCTGAGAGGCATAGAAGCCAGTAGAATTCGGGGAAGAGTTCACCGTGATCTGCGTGCTCCCTCCCGCTCTCATCCGGTCAACCGCATGCCGCAGCAGCGTCTTGCCGATTCCGGTTCCCTTATAGGCATTCTTCACGAACAGCAAAGAGATATGCTGATGATTGCGCAGCTCTATGATCCCTGTAACCTCTTGCCCGCTAAGCGCGATATAGATCTCATGATCCTCCTGCATCCGCCTGACAATGGCGGCAAGCTCAATATACCTGTAGAATTCAATAACACCCTGCGCCGAATAATTGGCGGCAATATGTATATCAAACGCCTCCCGGATCAAGGGAGTGATCAGCTTCTCCTCACCCGGCAGCAACTGTCTGATCCCTGTCATATGGCATTTCTCCTTTAGTGTGACTGACCAGCGACAACTCTATAATAATAGCATAATTCAGGGAAATTTGCCCAATAATAGTTGCATGTAATCCGCGCAAGAGCTGGACCGGCATAGCCTACCCCGAATATTTGTGAAAAGACAGGCACATGATACAATGAGACCGTAACGGCGTACCTGCCTTAATTTCACACAAGAGGAGTGACAGATGTGGCAATCAATGTGTACCTGAATTTCAATGGCAATACCCGGGAGGCTGTAGAATATTACGCGGAAGTGTTCGGAACCGAACCTCCGCATATCATGACTTTCGGCGAGGCTCCGCCCGATCCGTCCCATCCTGTACCGGAAGCAGCCAAACACCTCGTCATGCACGCCAATCTGATGATTGCCGGCAGCCCGGTCATGTTCTCTGACGTATTCCCCGGCATGCCGTACACAGAAGGGAATAATATCAGCCTGACGGTGACGGATACTGATGAAGAGAAGATTCGGCTCTGGTTCGACAAGCTGAAGGAAGGCGGAACTGTGCACATGGAGCTGCAGGAGACCTTCTGGAGCAAGGCCTACGGGAACCTGAAGGACAAATTCGGCATCCACTGGCAGCTCAGTCATGACAACGGCCAGAACGGCTGACTGTATTAGGAAGTTTCCTTTTCACAAAAACGCTCAGGATATGGCGGCTCTTCCCCTGGAAGGACGGCATATCCTTTTTTGTATGGCCTCATAACTGCAGCCCAAACGTAACATTTCAAAGTTGTAACCTGATTTTTAATGCGCTTACATCCTGTTCTATGTTTTAATTGTAATAACGTTATGTATTTCATCCTACTGTAAAGGAGACTAACTTATGGAAATATCCTCATTTTTGCTGCCCAAGGATCAGGTGGCATTCATCACCTCCTCGATCTCTATGCGGGAAGCGCTGGATCAGCTGGAGAATCATTATTATTCGGCCATTCCGATTATTGACGATGCCGGTAAATATGTTGGGACCTTGTCGGAGGGCGATCTGCTATGGAAGCTGAAGAACACCGATGGTCTGAGCTTCGCGAATATGAACGAGGTGACCGTTGGCTCCATTCAGCGTCATGTGCATAACGAGAGCGTAGAGATCCACGCGCAGATGGAGGATATGCTGACCCTGGCAGCGGACCAGAACTTCGTCCCGGTAGTGGACGACAGCGGAATCTTCCTCGGCATCATCCGCCGCAAGGATATCATCGAGTATTACACACGGAATATTACAGATTAGCTCAGCTGCAGATACAGCAAAGGCAGGACTGTCCTCCATGGACGGCCCTGCCTTTGCTGTATGATTCGGGTCTTTAACCCCTTAGTGCTCTATAGCTCTGTCAAAATAATCGTGCCCTGCGGGGTGACCGCAAGCGTGTGCTCATACTGGGCCGACAGACCTCCGTCAATAGTGCGCGCGGTCCACCCGTCTGCATCCACCTTGGTCCGGTAGCTGCCGGTATTCAGCATAGGCTCAATGGTGAACACCATGCCTTCCTTGATCCGCGGGTCTTTGCCGGCCGGGCCGTAATGAGGCACTTCAGGTGCTTCGTGCATCTCAGAGCCAATCCCGTGACCGATGAAATCCCGGACGACGGAATAGCCGTTAGATTCGGCATATACCTGAATAGCATGCGCTACGTCGCCTATGCGGTTGCCGGCTACGGCCTGCTCGATACCTTTGAACAGAGATTCCTTAGTCGTTGCCAGCAGCTTCTCCGCCTGCTCACTAATTGTACCCACTCCGTAGGACCAGGCCGAATCCGCCAGCCAGCCGTTCAGGTTGACTACCATATCAATCGTTACAATATCTCCATCCTTCAGCTCCTCATGCTTAGGGAAGCCATGACAGATGACATCATTTACAGATGCGCAGGTGGCATATGGATAACCGTGATAGCCCTTCTGTTCCGGGGTTGCGCCATGCGAGAGCATGAACTTCTCGGCAAACTGGTCGATCTCCCAGGTGGTTATTCCCGGCTTAATCAACTTGGCAATCTCCCGGTGGCATTCCGCCAGAATTATGCCGGCTGCCCGCATCTTCTCGATTTCTTCCATCGTCTTCATAATGATCATTCAATTCGCCTCTTCTGTACAGAATCCATTACTCACTATATATAATGGCTCTTGGTTATAATGGTGTATTGCTACTCTATATTATGTAAGAAAACTTCCGAAAATCCAAATAAACAAACAAAATAAACCTGTCTTCCGCAAAAACACCAGAAAACAGGCTCATAACTAACCTTCTTATGATGGCTATTCCGTACAAGTTACTGGTAGATATTGCATATGCAAGCCGCCGGACGTCCGCTGTTAGTCGTGGAAATTGAGCCCCGAAGTAACCGCCTTGACATATCCGCTGCGGATCACATAATCGCCGAAGTGCTCACCGGCATTGCGCTCTCTTGCGTAGCTGTGAATAATCGGCTCCAGGGTGTCCAGAATCTCCCGCTCGTCAATGTTCTCCTTGTACAGCTTGTTCAGCCGGTCTCCGGTAAACCCTGCACCCAGGTACATATTATATCTGCCCGGACCTTTTCCGATAAAAGCAATCTCGCCCAGCGCCGGTCTGGCACAGCCGTTAGGGCAGCCGGTCATACGGATGATAATCTCTTCATTACGCAGCCCGGCTTCATCGATAATAACCTCCAGCTTATCCAGCAGGTGCGGCAGATAACGCTCCGCCTCAGCCATAGCCAGTCCGCAGGTCGGCAAGGCTACACAAGACAACGCACTTCTGCGCAGTGCAGAATGATGGGCACCATCCGTCAGACCGTATTGCTTGGCAAGCTCAGTGATCTTGCGCTTCTTCGCCTGGGTCACTCCGCCGATAATCAGATTCTGGTTCGGAGTCAGCCGGAAGTCTCCGCTGTGAATCTTGGCAATCTCGCGCAGGCCGGTCATCAGCGGGTAGCCCTCCTGATCCTGAATCCGTCCGCTCTGGATATAGAGCGTCAGGTTCCATTTGCCGTCCATCCCCTTCACCCAGCCATAGCGGTCGCCATTATGATCGAAATGATAGTCGCGCGCGGGCTCCAGCGTCCAGCCCAGCCGTTCGTGAAGCTCTCCCTTGAACCAGTCCAGTCCATGCCGGTCGATCGTATACTTGAAGCGGGCATTCTTGCGCACCGAACGGTTGCCGTAATCACGCTGGATCGTAACAGTCTTCTCCGCCAGATCAATCATCTGCTCCGGACGGCAGAAGCCGATGATTCGGCCCAATTGGGGATACGTATTCGTATCACCGTGTGTCATTCCCATGCCGCCGCCGACGGAGACGTTGAAGCCAGCCAGCTTGCCGTCCTCCAGAATGGCGATGAAGCCCAGATCCTGGGAGAAGACATCTACATCATTGGACGGAGGCACCGCCAGCCCAATCTTGAATTTGCGGGGCAGATAGACTGGGCCGTAGATCGGCTCAACCACCTTGCTGTCTACGACCTTTTCGCCATCCAGCCAGATCTCATGATACGCGCGGGTACGCGGGGCAAGATGATCGCTGATTTTGTTGGCCCACTCTTGAACCTCGGCATGTACCTCCGACTGATACGGGTTCGGACCGCTCATCACATTACGATTAACGTCTCCGCAGGCTGCAAGCGTGGTCATCAGGGTGTCGTTGATCGTTCTGATCGTCTTCTTAAGGTTCCATTTCAATACCCCATGCATCTGAAAAGCCTGCCGCGTCGTCAGGCGCAGTGTCCCGTTGCCGTATTTATGGGCCAGCTCATCCATGACAAGCCACTGTGCAGCAGACGCCACACCGCCGGGCGCTACTACCCGCAGCATGAACTGGAACGCCGGCTCGAGCTTGGAGCGTTCCCGCTCACTGCGCAGATCCCGGTCATCCTGCATGTAGCTGCCGTGGAATTTCAGCAGCCGGTTGTCATCCTCCGGCAGACCTCCTGTAATCGGATTGCTAAGGGTCTCGACAAGCGCCCCGCGCAGATAATTGCTCTCCAGCTTAATATGTTCAACATCACTCGGCGGTCCGCCAATCGGCTTCACCGCTGGTTCATTGTCTGCCATTGCTGATTCTCCCCTCTTTCGCTTAAATCCCGCTTAATAGACATCCCGCTGGTAACGCTGCTCCTGCTGCAGGGTCTCCAGATAGGCGGCAGCCGCTTCCGGGCTTAGTCCGCCTTCCTCCTGGATCACTGTAAGCAGTGCGGAATGCACATCATGGGCCATATGCTTCTCATCGCCGCACACGTAGACATGCGCCCCTTCCTGCAGCCAGCGGTACAGCTCCTTGCTCTGCTCCAGGATACGGTGCTGTACATACACCTTCTCCTCAGTGTCGCGTGAGAAGGCCACATCCAGCCTGCTGAGGACACCGTCCTTCAGCATCCGCTGCCAATCCGTCTGGTAGAGGAAGTCTGTAACGAAATGACGGTCTCCATAGAACAGCCAGCTTGGACCCTCAGCGCCCTGCTCCTCACGCTCCTCCAGGAAGGAACGGAACGGGGCAACGCCTGTGCCCGGACCGATCATAATTACCGGTACACTCGAATCAGCGGGCAGCTTGAAGTTCGGATTGTTCTGGATATATACCGGCAAGGTGGCACCCGGCTGTACACGCTCAGCACAGTGTACCGAGCAGACGCCGTATCGTTCACGGCCATGTGACTCATAACGCACAGCCCGCACCGTGAAGTGTACTTCATCCGGGTTGGCATTGTAGCTGCTGGCAATGGAATACAAGCGGGCCGGAAGCTTGCGCAGGATAGTCACGAAGGTGTTGGCCGGAGCATTCCAAGGTCCATAGTCTTGAATAAGATCCAGAAGATCCCGGCCCTGGATATACTCTTTGAGCTCCTGCTGCCGCTCAGGGGCCAGCAATTCCTTAAGGGCAGGTGCAGAGGTAAGCCCGGCAGCCTGCTCCAGGAGCGGCTTCGTCAGCACCGTAATTTCGTAATGCCGCAGCAGCGCCTCCTGCAGCGTGCCTTCTTCCCCTTTCTTGTTCAGCGGAACACGTTCATCCGCATTCCAGTCCATAGCGGCAATGATATCTGCTACCAGCTGCGGGTGATTCTCGGGATAGACGCCAAGAGAATCCCCAGGCTCGAAGGTAATATTCGATCCGGCAAGCGACAGCTCCAGATGGCGGGTCTCGCGGTCTGAGCCGCGGCCGTTCAGATTAAGATTCTCCAGTACTTCAGCATGGAAAGGATGATTTCGGGAATATTCGGATTCCAGCGACTCTGCGCTCTCCGCAGCCTGAACCGCTGCATCCGCAATTCCTGCAGTATTCTGCGGGCCGTTAAGCGCGCTGATGACCTGGCCGAACCACTCGGCCACAGGCTCATCGTAATCGAGGTCGCAATCTACACGCGGGCTTAACCGCTGTGCGCCCAGCTCCTCCAGCTTCTGATCGAAGTCTTTCCCGGTCTGGCAGAAGAATTCATAGGAGGTATCGCCAAGCGCGAGTACCGAGAAGCGTAAGCCTGGGAGCTGCGGCGCTCTTTTGCTGTAGAGGAATTCATGGAAGGCACGGGCATTATCCGGCGGTTCCCCCTCGCCATGGGTGCTGACCAGCAGCAGCAGGTTCTCTGTCTTCTTCAATCCATTCGGCTTGAAGCTGTTCATTGCCGACACCGTGACCTTGAAGCCTTGCTCCTCCAGCTTGCGGGAGAGGCTCACCGCGAGCCGCTGGCAGTTGCCGGTCTGGGAGCCGAACAATACGGTCACTTCACGCGAGCTTTGCGCCGCAGCGGCTGTTGGCGACTCTACTGCTGCTGATGGAGCAGCGGGAGATACGGCCTGGACGCTTGATCCCTGATTGTCCTGCAGCGACACGGCAGATAAATACCCGCTCAACCATACCTGCTGTGAAGGTGTCAGCGTGGGCAGCAGCTGGTTCAGCAGCTCTGCCTGGTTCTCATTAAAAGGACTGTTCGTAACTTGTAGTTGCAACAATATCGACCTCTCCTTAGCGTGCAATCTTCTTTCCTCTTAATATCATGAACTCAGGCTAACACAATACCGGCAAACGATCAACGAATCTTATAACAGCCATCATGTTCTTAAAAAGGTAAATACTTGCACAAAATGCATAAAACCCGGCTAAATCATAGTAAAACGCTCTGATTTAGCCGGGTTCATTAGTTATTATGATAAGTTGCATTAGATAAAATGATAGACCGGAATGCTTATGAGGCTGGAAATTATAACGGTCTGCGGGCTGCAGGATGCCTGAAACGGTCCACAAGCAGGTACACCAGGATCAGCAGGCCTCCGGCATTGATCGCCAGATCAGCCAGATTCATAATCCCGCCCCGGTCCCCGAAGACCAGGAAATCTGTTACCTGATGATAGAGTACGCGGTCGATGGCATTGCCGATAGCCCCGCCTACCAGGAAGCCGCTGGCTGCTTCGAGCAAGGGGCCGCGGATTTTGCCCTGACGCCGGTAATAGAAGATGGCTGCTACAAAAATCACGGCAACAATCGCAAAATACTTCCCGTATCCCTGGAATGAGCTGAAGGCCGCGCCGCTGTTCTCATAGTATTCAAACCGCAAATGCGATGTCCAGGAGGGAAGAATCTCCCCAAGCTCCATATGGGTGCGCACTATCCATTTCGTGGCCTGATCAAGCATTAGGACGAGGACAGCTATCAGATAAAAAAGCATCGGCAGTTCCCCTATCTTCTCTAGTTGTTCAACTGACAGAATCAGTCTACCACATTCATCTGGATACTTACAAAAATATAGCCGGACAATCCCTTCAGGGACAGTCCGGCTGTTATTAGGCAGATCAAGGGTAGGATATCCCTTAGATATACGATGAACACATGTGGGCTTAGTTTAACAGGCGGTAGGCCTTAGCTTACCAGGCGTAGGCTTCCGGTGCCGGCTTGCCCGGTCCGGGGAAGATCTCGTCCAGCTTCTTCAGCACGGCCTCATCCAGCGTAATCTCAGTCACACGCAGCGAGTCCTCGAACTGCTCCATCGTACGCGGCCCGATAATGGGTGCGGTCACAGCCGGATTCGCCAGTACCCAGGCCAGAGCAACCTGATCCTCATGCTCGCCCAGCTCCTTGCAGAGTGCAGAGAACTGCTCCAGCTGACTGCGGTGCTGCTCCAGCTTGGCTGAACGGGCGCTTCGCACCCCGGTCTTGGCGAGTGCATTACGTCCCAGCAGGCCCCCGGCCAGCGGACTCCACGGAATGACTCCCAGGCCAAGCTCCTGTGAGGCTGGCAGCACTTCAAGCTCCGGCGTCCGTTCCAGCAGGTTGTAGAGATGCTGCTCAGAGACAAGGCCGAGGAAATGGCGCTCCTTCGCCTTAGCCTGGGCAGCAGCAATATGCCAGCCTGCGAAATTGCTGGACCCGATATAGTCTGCTTTCCCTTGGGACACGAGGATCTCGAATGCTCCCCACAGCTCGTCCCACGATACGTTCCGGTCGATATGATGCATCTGATATAATTCAATATGATCGGTCTGCAGGCGCCGCAGTGAGCCTTCAAAATGCCGTCTGATCTTGTAAGCGGACAAGCCTGAACCGGAATTGGGACCGTCCTGCTCGTCGAACATGTCATTGTAGACCTTGGTGGCCAGCACTACCTTCTCGCGCCGTCCGCCACCCTGCTGAAACCAGCGTCCGATAATTTCCTCCGTCCAGCCCCGCCGGTCCTGACCGCCGTACACATTCGCTGTATCGAAGAAATTAATTCCCGCATCGAGGGCCGCATCCATAATTCGGAAGGCTTCCTTCTCCTCTGTCTCCGGCCCGAAATTCATCGTCCCCAGACACAACTGGCTCACCTTCAACCCCGATTTACCCAAATAACTGTACTTCACCGCAATTCCTCCCTTTCACTCCTGCTAGATTGGCTGCTTCATATTCACTATAACCCTTAGAGCCTACTCTAAAGCAAGTATTGCTGGGATACTTAAGATTAGAGTTCAAAGCTTAGTCTTCGCTGCGGTGAACATTTGGCCCTCCAGCCGCTGCCCAGTTTGGAGCATAATGTATGCTGTTTTCCACATACATTTGGACCACGCGCCCCCACCGAGCGCATTGTAATCGGTTTTTCGATTACATTCGGCCTACGCGCCTCCACCCGGCCCAGTGTAATCGGTTTTCCGATTACATTTCCGTCCACGCCCCCCCACCCGGCACATTGTGTTCGGTTTTTAGTATACATTCGGCCCGCACACCCTAACCCAGCAAATTGTGTTCGGTTTTTCGCATACATTTGGCCCCGTCTCCTCGTTCTCTCCCCATCATCCCATTCCCTCACCCGAGAGAACCCCCCAGCATACAAAAAAACAAGCCTCCCGAAAGAGACTTGTTCCGCACTAACTATAATCCATCATATTATTGCATTAGCCATATAATCACGAAGCACTACTCAGCAACCACTCGATACCCACTCTAACTCTCATCAAGCGCCGAACCATGCCCGGCCTCACCGTTATCCGGGAACAGCACCTCGCCAGTCTTCAGCTGAATGTCCACAATCTCCTGAAGCGTACCCGACAGCTCGCCTGGCGGATAAGGCTTGGTCAGATATTTCTG from Paenibacillus sp. FSL H8-0048 includes these protein-coding regions:
- a CDS encoding small-conductance mechanosensitive channel, giving the protein MKTWKKTVFLIVTFGLIFLLPLLGSLAKWKGMPPGYGDFPAQKVEADPGFSLLYFFLACVVALIITLVLVFPGWFGFKKTEEAPRKLEASTPFPVWFWWSLPVLALSWFLMWARVKLFISLEHYTFVPLWWSFILILDGLVYRRNHGASIISRKPRVMQLLAVVSCFSWFAFEYLNFFVLENWYYPNNEVFSNFGNVFWFSLSYTTVLPAIFEWYLLLKTFRLFRNRYSHGPKLNVSRSWLIIYYILGLILAFGMGYYPYLLFWVLWVALVPMLSAAMALAGYWTPFTPVKNGDWSKVILVGLATVFNGFFWEFWNFGSEWFHDDAPTNPNYWKYSVPYLDKFHIFSEMPVLGYFGYLFFGLNCWIIWLIAAYVFKFDADIEVTGEQG
- a CDS encoding GNAT family N-acetyltransferase, which encodes MTGIRQLLPGEEKLITPLIREAFDIHIAANYSAQGVIEFYRYIELAAIVRRMQEDHEIYIALSGQEVTGIIELRNHQHISLLFVKNAYKGTGIGKTLLRHAVDRMRAGGSTQITVNSSPNSTGFYASQGFVSLGEEEEEHGIRSLSMKLDLKG
- a CDS encoding VOC family protein, which produces MAINVYLNFNGNTREAVEYYAEVFGTEPPHIMTFGEAPPDPSHPVPEAAKHLVMHANLMIAGSPVMFSDVFPGMPYTEGNNISLTVTDTDEEKIRLWFDKLKEGGTVHMELQETFWSKAYGNLKDKFGIHWQLSHDNGQNG
- a CDS encoding CBS domain-containing protein, with amino-acid sequence MEISSFLLPKDQVAFITSSISMREALDQLENHYYSAIPIIDDAGKYVGTLSEGDLLWKLKNTDGLSFANMNEVTVGSIQRHVHNESVEIHAQMEDMLTLAADQNFVPVVDDSGIFLGIIRRKDIIEYYTRNITD
- the map gene encoding type I methionyl aminopeptidase, encoding MIIMKTMEEIEKMRAAGIILAECHREIAKLIKPGITTWEIDQFAEKFMLSHGATPEQKGYHGYPYATCASVNDVICHGFPKHEELKDGDIVTIDMVVNLNGWLADSAWSYGVGTISEQAEKLLATTKESLFKGIEQAVAGNRIGDVAHAIQVYAESNGYSVVRDFIGHGIGSEMHEAPEVPHYGPAGKDPRIKEGMVFTIEPMLNTGSYRTKVDADGWTARTIDGGLSAQYEHTLAVTPQGTIILTEL
- the cysI gene encoding assimilatory sulfite reductase (NADPH) hemoprotein subunit produces the protein MADNEPAVKPIGGPPSDVEHIKLESNYLRGALVETLSNPITGGLPEDDNRLLKFHGSYMQDDRDLRSERERSKLEPAFQFMLRVVAPGGVASAAQWLVMDELAHKYGNGTLRLTTRQAFQMHGVLKWNLKKTIRTINDTLMTTLAACGDVNRNVMSGPNPYQSEVHAEVQEWANKISDHLAPRTRAYHEIWLDGEKVVDSKVVEPIYGPVYLPRKFKIGLAVPPSNDVDVFSQDLGFIAILEDGKLAGFNVSVGGGMGMTHGDTNTYPQLGRIIGFCRPEQMIDLAEKTVTIQRDYGNRSVRKNARFKYTIDRHGLDWFKGELHERLGWTLEPARDYHFDHNGDRYGWVKGMDGKWNLTLYIQSGRIQDQEGYPLMTGLREIAKIHSGDFRLTPNQNLIIGGVTQAKKRKITELAKQYGLTDGAHHSALRRSALSCVALPTCGLAMAEAERYLPHLLDKLEVIIDEAGLRNEEIIIRMTGCPNGCARPALGEIAFIGKGPGRYNMYLGAGFTGDRLNKLYKENIDEREILDTLEPIIHSYARERNAGEHFGDYVIRSGYVKAVTSGLNFHD
- a CDS encoding assimilatory sulfite reductase (NADPH) flavoprotein subunit produces the protein MQLQVTNSPFNENQAELLNQLLPTLTPSQQVWLSGYLSAVSLQDNQGSSVQAVSPAAPSAAVESPTAAAAQSSREVTVLFGSQTGNCQRLAVSLSRKLEEQGFKVTVSAMNSFKPNGLKKTENLLLLVSTHGEGEPPDNARAFHEFLYSKRAPQLPGLRFSVLALGDTSYEFFCQTGKDFDQKLEELGAQRLSPRVDCDLDYDEPVAEWFGQVISALNGPQNTAGIADAAVQAAESAESLESEYSRNHPFHAEVLENLNLNGRGSDRETRHLELSLAGSNITFEPGDSLGVYPENHPQLVADIIAAMDWNADERVPLNKKGEEGTLQEALLRHYEITVLTKPLLEQAAGLTSAPALKELLAPERQQELKEYIQGRDLLDLIQDYGPWNAPANTFVTILRKLPARLYSIASSYNANPDEVHFTVRAVRYESHGRERYGVCSVHCAERVQPGATLPVYIQNNPNFKLPADSSVPVIMIGPGTGVAPFRSFLEEREEQGAEGPSWLFYGDRHFVTDFLYQTDWQRMLKDGVLSRLDVAFSRDTEEKVYVQHRILEQSKELYRWLQEGAHVYVCGDEKHMAHDVHSALLTVIQEEGGLSPEAAAAYLETLQQEQRYQRDVY
- the lspA gene encoding signal peptidase II, yielding MLFYLIAVLVLMLDQATKWIVRTHMELGEILPSWTSHLRFEYYENSGAAFSSFQGYGKYFAIVAVIFVAAIFYYRRQGKIRGPLLEAASGFLVGGAIGNAIDRVLYHQVTDFLVFGDRGGIMNLADLAINAGGLLILVYLLVDRFRHPAARRPL
- a CDS encoding aldo/keto reductase → MKYSYLGKSGLKVSQLCLGTMNFGPETEEKEAFRIMDAALDAGINFFDTANVYGGQDRRGWTEEIIGRWFQQGGGRREKVVLATKVYNDMFDEQDGPNSGSGLSAYKIRRHFEGSLRRLQTDHIELYQMHHIDRNVSWDELWGAFEILVSQGKADYIGSSNFAGWHIAAAQAKAKERHFLGLVSEQHLYNLLERTPELEVLPASQELGLGVIPWSPLAGGLLGRNALAKTGVRSARSAKLEQHRSQLEQFSALCKELGEHEDQVALAWVLANPAVTAPIIGPRTMEQFEDSLRVTEITLDEAVLKKLDEIFPGPGKPAPEAYAW